The sequence CCTTGCCGGCATTCCTTCCATCGTGGTGGGCCTCTTCGGATTTTCCCTGGCGGTCTTCCTCCACAAACACTATGCCGGCAATATTCAGCCCTGTCTGCTCATCTCGGCTCTGTCCCTGGCCTTTCTCGTCCTTCCCTATATCGTTCGGACCACGCAGATCTCCCTGGAAGGACTTTCCCCGGACATCCGCCTGACGGCCCTTGCCCTGGGAGCAAGCAAACTGCAGAACCTGCTTCATGTCCTTCTCCCCCAGGCCCTTTCCGGAATGATCAGCGGGGTCATCCTCGCCGTAGGCCGCTGCGCGGAGGATACGGCGGTCATTCTGCTCACGGGCGTCGTGGTTTCGGCGGGAGTGCCGAAATCCCTCTTCGGCCCCTACGAGGCCCTTCCCTTCTACATCTATTACCTTTCCTCCCAATACACCTCTCCGGAAGAGCTGGCCCGGGGTTATGGGGCGGCCCTCATCCTGCTGTTACTGTGCCTTTTTCTTTTTGCCTTTGCCTTTGTTCTTAAAAAACGTCTAACCTATCTCGCTTTTTATCGCCCATGAAACCGATTCTGCCGGATACGACGAAAATACGGGTTGCCGATCTCAACTTCTTCTATCGGGATCGGCATATCCTGAAGGACCTGACCGTTTCCTTTGAAAAAAACGCCATCTCGGCGCTCATCGGACCCTCAGGGGCCGGCAAGTCCACCTTCCTGATCACTTTGAACCGCCTCTGGGAACACCTACCGGAGGCCCGGATGAGCGGCGGAGTGGAGATTTCCCTGGACGGCCTCTGGCGCAATATCTA comes from Syntrophus gentianae and encodes:
- the pstA gene encoding phosphate ABC transporter permease PstA, whose product is MKGILEKLTVAYSWACGLILSAAVLSLIAYLGVQGAGAVNLNLIFGEASPLKAILMQQRVFDGLFPAIVGTFVLVTLSIALSLPLGFATGIYLAEYADDRLKGFFNLMFDILAGIPSIVVGLFGFSLAVFLHKHYAGNIQPCLLISALSLAFLVLPYIVRTTQISLEGLSPDIRLTALALGASKLQNLLHVLLPQALSGMISGVILAVGRCAEDTAVILLTGVVVSAGVPKSLFGPYEALPFYIYYLSSQYTSPEELARGYGAALILLLLCLFLFAFAFVLKKRLTYLAFYRP